One part of the Leclercia sp. LSNIH1 genome encodes these proteins:
- a CDS encoding hemerythrin domain-containing protein produces MNIDKMKIQHAEIIHKISRLRELSRAGVTAHAQEIAQTVISMSSVIKVHLSAEDQFLYPYLEKVNDQKLKTMSVSFQREMADIVAEYEKFSRRWNTANKLINCDEAFRRDANVVLRKVHERMQREDHNFYPLVEQL; encoded by the coding sequence GTGAATATTGATAAAATGAAGATCCAGCATGCCGAGATTATCCATAAAATTAGCCGCCTCAGGGAGCTTAGCCGGGCGGGTGTGACGGCTCATGCGCAAGAAATCGCTCAAACCGTTATCAGTATGAGTTCTGTGATTAAAGTACACCTTTCTGCCGAAGATCAGTTTTTATATCCTTATCTGGAAAAGGTGAACGATCAAAAGCTAAAAACAATGAGCGTAAGTTTTCAGCGCGAGATGGCTGATATTGTTGCCGAGTATGAAAAGTTTTCCCGTCGCTGGAATACGGCAAATAAGCTTATCAATTGTGACGAGGCATTTCGCCGCGACGCGAATGTAGTGTTGCGCAAGGTGCATGAACGAATGCAGCGCGAGGATCATAATTTTTATCCGCTGGTAGAGCAGCTTTAA